In Myxococcales bacterium, a single genomic region encodes these proteins:
- a CDS encoding glycosyltransferase: MSTSPLYLFIFIVFLNRYVFGFYLTRVRGRRFDETITGYEPTITVVVPLFNEGRSIYDTIVSLVGLEYPAAKLAITVVDDCSTDDSYEWACRAAAEFGNVRVLRNPHNMGKRKGINHAVREATSEIIVSVDSDVIVYPTALRELVARFTGPEVAAVGGRVHVSNPNDNWLSKLQTIKYYFGQEHLKNLERALRSVMCLSGCLTAYRRHVLLALEPILEDRNILGIPIKYGEDRFLTRQIVKAGYRTVMTMDAMCFTKAPTDLRGYFNQQLRWKRSNIVDFACGLGHAWKLHPLVCIQYLSMLMLLLVYPFVIIAHVAAGELLGLIQFHVALIALFGLIYYLAPSTRRLPPWLRVHPIAFLPMAVLMPVAYVLLTPLGLFTLDTASWETRGHGAVAAPPVATGGPR; encoded by the coding sequence ATGTCGACCTCACCGCTCTACCTGTTCATCTTCATCGTGTTCCTGAACCGCTACGTGTTCGGGTTCTACCTCACCCGCGTGCGCGGCCGCCGCTTCGACGAGACGATCACCGGCTACGAGCCGACGATCACCGTCGTGGTGCCGCTGTTCAACGAGGGCCGCTCGATCTACGACACGATCGTCAGCCTGGTCGGGCTCGAGTACCCGGCCGCGAAGCTGGCGATCACCGTCGTCGACGACTGCTCGACCGACGACTCGTACGAGTGGGCGTGCCGGGCCGCCGCCGAGTTCGGCAACGTCCGGGTGCTGCGCAACCCGCACAACATGGGCAAGCGCAAGGGCATCAACCACGCGGTCCGCGAGGCCACGTCCGAGATCATCGTGTCGGTCGACTCCGACGTGATCGTCTACCCGACCGCGCTGCGCGAGCTGGTCGCCCGGTTCACCGGCCCCGAGGTCGCCGCGGTCGGCGGCCGCGTCCACGTCTCCAACCCCAACGACAACTGGCTGTCGAAGCTCCAGACGATCAAGTACTACTTCGGCCAGGAGCACCTGAAGAACCTCGAGCGCGCGCTGCGCTCGGTCATGTGCCTGTCGGGCTGCCTGACCGCCTACCGCCGGCACGTGCTGCTGGCGCTCGAGCCGATCCTCGAGGACCGCAACATCCTCGGCATCCCGATCAAGTACGGCGAGGACCGGTTCCTGACCCGGCAGATCGTCAAGGCCGGCTACCGCACGGTCATGACGATGGACGCGATGTGCTTCACCAAGGCGCCGACCGACCTGCGCGGCTACTTCAACCAGCAGCTCCGGTGGAAGCGCTCGAACATCGTCGACTTCGCGTGCGGCCTGGGCCACGCGTGGAAGCTGCACCCGCTGGTCTGCATCCAGTACCTCTCGATGCTGATGCTGCTGCTGGTCTACCCGTTCGTGATCATCGCCCACGTCGCCGCCGGCGAGCTCCTCGGCCTGATCCAGTTCCACGTGGCGCTGATCGCGCTGTTCGGCCTGATCTACTACCTGGCGCCGTCGACCCGCCGCCTGCCGCCGTGGCTGCGGGTCCACCCGATCGCGTTCCTGCCGATGGCGGTGCTGATGCCGGTGGCGTACGTGCTGCTGACGCCGCTGGGGCTGTTCACGCTCGACACCGCCAGCTGGGAGACCCGCGGCCACGGCGCGGTCGCCGCCCCGCCGGTCGCCACCGGAGGCCCGCGATGA
- a CDS encoding efflux RND transporter periplasmic adaptor subunit, with the protein MFARTHRRPWSARLAVGVALVSAAAAGTVAGCKKAAPPPPPAAIAITITAEDAVMVRQTVLETGPRISGTLEARERAVVRAEVGGSVVAIGPELGDPVVKGALLVRIEVKTLGDTVRSAEAGVGSAQAAAAVAQREVERTEPLVKGGALAARELDRARANAAAAAAAVTQAKGGVAAARSQLGDATVRAPITAVVAARQVNVGDIVSPGAPLYDLVVPATMRLTATVSSDDLSAVAVGKPVTFSVRGYPGQSFDGSITRLAPAADPVTRQVPILVDLPNPGGKLIAGLYADGRIAAEQRAAVVVPLAAVDTSSDRPTVMRVQGDVAERVPVTLGLRDDRQELVEITSGVAVGEVVLLTRAARGITPGAKVALPGAAPRAPAAPSPPSAPPTAPAAPPPTPAAKPTTPEHG; encoded by the coding sequence ATGTTCGCTCGCACCCATCGTCGCCCGTGGTCGGCCCGGCTCGCCGTCGGCGTCGCCCTCGTCAGCGCGGCCGCCGCCGGCACCGTCGCCGGTTGTAAGAAGGCGGCCCCGCCGCCGCCGCCGGCCGCCATCGCCATCACGATCACCGCCGAGGATGCCGTCATGGTCCGCCAGACCGTGCTCGAGACCGGCCCGCGCATCAGCGGCACGCTCGAGGCGCGCGAGCGCGCGGTGGTCCGGGCCGAGGTCGGCGGCAGCGTGGTCGCGATCGGCCCCGAGCTGGGTGACCCGGTCGTCAAGGGCGCGCTGCTCGTCCGGATCGAGGTCAAGACCTTGGGCGACACCGTGCGGTCGGCCGAGGCCGGCGTCGGTTCGGCCCAGGCCGCGGCCGCGGTCGCGCAGCGCGAGGTCGAGCGCACCGAGCCGCTGGTCAAGGGCGGGGCGCTCGCGGCGCGCGAGCTCGACCGCGCCCGGGCCAACGCGGCGGCGGCGGCGGCGGCGGTGACCCAGGCCAAGGGTGGCGTGGCCGCGGCCCGGAGCCAGCTCGGCGACGCCACCGTGCGCGCGCCGATCACCGCGGTGGTCGCGGCCCGGCAGGTCAACGTCGGTGACATCGTCAGCCCGGGCGCGCCGCTCTACGATCTGGTGGTGCCGGCGACGATGCGCCTGACCGCGACGGTGTCGTCCGACGACCTCAGCGCGGTCGCGGTCGGCAAGCCCGTCACGTTCTCGGTGCGGGGCTACCCGGGCCAGAGCTTCGACGGCTCGATCACCCGGCTGGCGCCGGCCGCCGACCCGGTGACCCGCCAGGTGCCGATCCTGGTCGATCTGCCCAACCCCGGCGGCAAGCTGATCGCCGGCCTGTACGCCGACGGCCGGATCGCCGCCGAGCAGCGCGCCGCGGTGGTCGTGCCGTTGGCGGCGGTCGACACGTCGTCGGACCGGCCGACCGTGATGCGGGTCCAGGGCGACGTCGCCGAGCGCGTGCCGGTGACCCTGGGCCTGCGCGACGACCGCCAGGAGCTGGTCGAGATCACCAGCGGGGTCGCGGTCGGCGAGGTCGTGCTCTTGACCCGCGCCGCCCGCGGCATCACGCCGGGCGCCAAGGTGGCGCTGCCCGGCGCCGCGCCCCGCGCCCCGGCCGCGCCGTCGCCGCCGAGCGCCCCGCCGACGGCGCCGGCCGCGCCGCCGCCCACGCCGGCCGCCAAGCCGACCACGCCGGAGCACGGCTGA
- a CDS encoding serine/threonine protein kinase — protein sequence MGTVYRALQLSVDREVAVKVVHPKLSDDRQAAKRFLREARLASRLNQPTVVQVIDFGQTEDNILYLVMELLRGRTLAKEQAGRRLPARRVCGIALQLCDALEAAHTQGIVHRDLKPGNIVVLADPPGRDLLKVLDFGLAKSLVSESSSRVTNTDAILGTPLYMSPEQIQGRPSDPRSDLYALGCILHELLSGAPPYLDESVNLILAKHLSDPVPPLPPEVPARLRTLVAELLAKDPEARPASAAEVRASVQRVIDGGAAAWPEPEVADTVPEVRAEFAATQAPAPTLPAAPVAAAAPRSRRWWLVAAAAVVAAAAAAAMLVAVGGRHGSSPAWAGPVDAAAGATAVAAPAVDAGVGVDGPPIDAAPIDGGAPVDGGAPVDARRRDDRDRGPRLVIDAGPPARPPVDAAPPRPPIDAPDLDFYPGKR from the coding sequence ATGGGCACCGTGTACCGGGCGCTGCAGCTGTCGGTCGATCGCGAGGTGGCGGTCAAGGTGGTGCACCCCAAGCTCAGCGATGACCGGCAGGCCGCCAAGCGGTTCTTGCGCGAGGCGCGGCTGGCGAGCCGCCTGAACCAGCCCACCGTGGTGCAGGTGATCGACTTCGGCCAGACCGAGGACAACATCCTCTACCTGGTCATGGAGCTGCTGCGCGGTCGCACGCTCGCCAAGGAGCAGGCCGGGCGCCGGCTGCCGGCGCGGCGCGTGTGCGGCATCGCCCTGCAGCTGTGCGACGCGCTCGAGGCCGCCCACACCCAGGGCATCGTCCACCGCGATCTCAAGCCCGGCAACATCGTGGTCCTGGCGGATCCGCCGGGGCGCGACCTGCTCAAGGTGCTCGACTTCGGGCTGGCCAAGTCGCTCGTGAGCGAGAGCTCATCGCGCGTGACCAACACCGACGCCATCCTCGGCACGCCGCTGTACATGAGCCCCGAGCAGATCCAGGGCAGGCCCAGCGATCCCCGCAGCGATCTGTACGCGCTCGGCTGCATCCTGCACGAGCTCCTGAGCGGGGCGCCGCCGTACCTCGACGAGTCGGTCAACCTGATCCTGGCCAAGCACCTGTCCGACCCGGTGCCGCCGTTGCCTCCGGAGGTGCCAGCCCGGCTCCGGACCCTGGTCGCCGAACTCCTGGCCAAGGACCCCGAGGCCCGCCCGGCCAGCGCCGCCGAGGTGCGGGCGTCGGTGCAGCGGGTCATCGACGGCGGCGCCGCGGCGTGGCCCGAGCCCGAGGTCGCCGACACCGTGCCCGAGGTGCGCGCCGAGTTCGCGGCGACCCAGGCCCCCGCGCCGACACTCCCGGCGGCGCCGGTCGCCGCGGCGGCGCCCCGGTCGCGGCGGTGGTGGCTGGTCGCGGCCGCGGCGGTGGTGGCGGCGGCGGCGGCGGCGGCGATGCTCGTCGCCGTCGGTGGTCGCCACGGCTCGTCGCCCGCCTGGGCGGGCCCGGTCGATGCGGCCGCCGGCGCCACGGCCGTCGCGGCGCCCGCGGTCGACGCCGGCGTCGGCGTCGATGGCCCGCCGATCGACGCCGCGCCGATCGACGGGGGCGCGCCGGTCGACGGGGGCGCGCCGGTCGACGCCCGGCGCCGGGACGATCGTGACCGCGGCCCGCGCTTGGTGATCGACGCGGGGCCGCCGGCGCGACCGCCGGTCGATGCGGCGCCGCCGCGCCCGCCGATCGACGCGCCCGACCTCGACTTCTACCCGGGCAAGCGCTGA
- a CDS encoding WbqC family protein: protein MIVAAHQPAYLPWLGYLDKVAQADVFVIMDDLQFEAGNFQHRNKLKLNHGPAWVTVPLERGPQHERICDKRIANGGSPREHWARRTWLTIETHYRKSPHFARYRDELADVYARPWRALADLDGHLFDLARRWLGVTRPVLRASSLELVGAKTERIIDLCRKVGARAYLSGRGGSVDYLDVDALRAAGIAVVWQRFTHPVYPQRYPELGFASHLGFLDLILNCGPDAAAILAAGGAAPAAEVAR, encoded by the coding sequence ATGATCGTCGCCGCGCACCAGCCCGCCTACCTGCCCTGGCTCGGCTACCTCGACAAGGTCGCGCAGGCCGACGTGTTCGTGATCATGGACGATCTGCAGTTCGAGGCCGGCAACTTCCAGCACCGCAACAAGCTCAAGCTCAACCACGGCCCGGCCTGGGTGACGGTGCCGCTCGAGCGCGGCCCGCAGCACGAGCGCATCTGCGACAAGCGCATCGCCAACGGCGGCAGCCCGCGCGAGCACTGGGCCCGCCGCACCTGGCTGACGATCGAGACCCACTACCGCAAGAGCCCGCACTTCGCCCGCTACCGCGATGAGCTGGCCGACGTCTACGCTCGGCCGTGGCGGGCGCTGGCCGACCTCGACGGCCACCTGTTCGACCTGGCCCGACGCTGGCTCGGCGTCACCCGGCCAGTGCTGCGGGCGTCGTCGCTCGAGCTGGTCGGCGCCAAGACCGAACGGATCATCGACCTGTGCCGCAAGGTCGGCGCCCGCGCGTACCTGTCCGGGCGCGGCGGCTCGGTCGACTACCTCGACGTCGACGCCCTGCGCGCGGCCGGCATCGCGGTGGTGTGGCAGCGGTTCACCCACCCGGTCTACCCGCAGCGCTACCCCGAGCTCGGCTTCGCGTCGCACCTCGGGTTCCTCGATCTGATCCTCAACTGCGGCCCCGACGCCGCGGCGATCCTCGCCGCGGGCGGCGCCGCCCCAGCGGCCGAGGTCGCGCGATGA
- a CDS encoding EAL domain-containing protein, which translates to MPKTRGANHRKNLGRVLVADDDPVLCALCQATLWAEGWEVLVAADGDEAAEIFDRSHETLDCVVSDVNMPGFSGLELLDRIRARDEDIPVVLVTGDPSLYTAMVALNHGAVSYLTKPFDPDALAEAVARAARRHGMARMQRKAVALLGELGSPAGVEDRADLEARFGNAITRLWMAFQPIVEVGGGRVVAYEALLRTEEASLRRPDVFLGVAERLGRIQEVGRLVRASVARAAADAPAGAELFVNLHGLELNDEELYSPSSPLTQIADRVILEITERVALDRVADVTTRVAMLRRLGFRIAVDDLGAGYAGLASLAALEPDVVKLDISLVRGIDAHPTKRRVVGAMATMCRELGSRVVAEGVETEAERATIADLGVPLLQGYLFARPGPGFPAIAVRGPG; encoded by the coding sequence ATGCCAAAGACCAGAGGCGCCAACCATCGCAAGAACCTCGGCCGGGTCCTCGTCGCCGATGACGATCCGGTGCTGTGCGCGCTGTGCCAGGCCACGTTGTGGGCCGAGGGGTGGGAGGTCCTGGTCGCCGCCGACGGCGACGAGGCCGCCGAGATCTTCGACCGGTCCCACGAGACGCTCGACTGCGTCGTGTCGGACGTCAACATGCCCGGCTTCAGCGGGCTCGAGCTGCTCGACCGCATCCGCGCGCGCGACGAGGACATCCCGGTCGTGCTCGTCACCGGCGACCCCTCGCTGTACACCGCGATGGTGGCGCTCAACCACGGCGCGGTCTCGTACCTGACCAAGCCGTTCGATCCCGACGCGCTGGCCGAGGCGGTGGCCCGGGCCGCCCGGCGCCACGGGATGGCCCGCATGCAGCGCAAGGCGGTGGCCCTGCTCGGCGAGCTCGGCAGCCCGGCGGGCGTCGAGGACCGCGCCGATCTGGAGGCGCGCTTCGGCAACGCGATCACCCGCCTGTGGATGGCGTTCCAGCCGATCGTCGAGGTGGGCGGCGGCCGCGTCGTCGCCTACGAGGCCCTGCTGCGCACCGAGGAGGCGTCGCTGCGCCGCCCCGATGTGTTCCTCGGCGTCGCCGAGCGCCTCGGCCGGATCCAGGAGGTCGGCCGCCTGGTGCGGGCGTCGGTCGCGCGCGCGGCCGCCGACGCGCCGGCGGGCGCCGAGCTGTTCGTCAACCTGCACGGCCTCGAGCTCAACGACGAGGAGCTCTACTCGCCGTCGTCGCCGCTGACGCAGATCGCCGACCGGGTCATCCTCGAGATCACCGAGCGGGTCGCGCTCGATCGCGTCGCCGACGTCACGACCCGCGTGGCGATGCTCCGTCGCCTCGGCTTCCGGATCGCCGTCGACGACCTCGGCGCCGGCTACGCCGGGCTGGCCTCGCTCGCGGCGCTCGAGCCCGACGTCGTCAAGCTCGACATCTCGCTGGTCCGCGGCATCGACGCGCACCCCACCAAGCGCAGGGTCGTCGGCGCGATGGCGACGATGTGCCGCGAGCTCGGCAGCCGCGTCGTCGCCGAGGGCGTCGAGACCGAGGCCGAGCGCGCCACGATCGCCGACCTCGGCGTCCCGCTCCTCCAGGGCTACCTGTTCGCGCGCCCGGGGCCGGGGTTCCCGGCCATCGCCGTGCGCGGGCCGGGCTGA
- a CDS encoding efflux RND transporter permease subunit codes for MWISDYAIRKPIVTTVVMIALVVFGLVALSRLDTDEFPDVEVPLVAVTVVYPGASPGTVERELVDPLEESFQSLAGVDNIQSTAVDGYAVIIVFFRFGKDIGAAAQDIRDKISEKRADLPTEMEEPILSRFKASDFPIVSLVLASDTLDPVDLTELAEQRVSRALSAIPGVASVSVVGGTKREMTIAIRPRALAAVGLGIPQVVAAVATQSLAAPVGRLTGPYDERTIRLRGRLETARDFEQLVLTRSGTSVVRLGDVADVAPGAEDARSAALYDGTGAVAIDIKKASGYSTTDVSAKIRAVLAELRDELGTKHPGTRLEVVRDSGVRVEASVDDVKSSLIEGALLTILVVFVFLKSWRSTVITGLALPVSVIASFIAVLAFGFTLNVMSLLGLSLAIGILIDDAIVVRENIVRHMERGKDHVAAAKDGTSEIGLAVAATTFSIVVVFVPIAFMGGVAQQWFAPFALTIACSVLVSLFVSFSLDPMLSAVWPDPEATGHQKTWLTRKLEFFDRGFNALTRFYKRVIRWALRHRLLMVVVMFFVLIGTAAIPGTGMVGCAFMPIQDRSEFTIQIETPPGSNLDYTRGKVAEAVALVRAHPEVAYTYATVGGQGGTVDSASIYVRLVPKGKRSVHQDVIAQRVRNQIRALSGVVAYISTGGFGPAKQIQIELTGEDFAVLTDLAEQVAARVATVPGAVDVGLSSKGQRPEVEVVLDRELAGALGVSVADVAQSLRPAFTGLDVADWIDPAGRTRDVMVRVGADWRQRPEDLEALPLVLNGPTGATTVPLGQIAKVNRSLGPTLIEHKDGDRVITVGANTEGRPLSAVIADIESKLADLSLPPGYERRQGGEAEDQAEVFTRIFIALGAAVMLMYFILVIQFGSFLEPLPIMASLPLSLIGVMLAMLVTGSTLNLMSMIGVIMLMGIVAKNAILLIDFAKQAEREGLSREEALVEAGGVRLRPIIMTSVAIVAGMLPIAIGSGEGGDFRAPLGRAVIGGVITSTVLTLLVIPTYYDILTNGRDRLIRFLRRKRHAPGAPPAPVTPAPVEAAPAPAEPAGP; via the coding sequence ATGTGGATCTCGGACTACGCGATCCGCAAGCCGATCGTCACCACCGTCGTGATGATCGCGCTGGTGGTGTTCGGCCTGGTGGCGCTGTCCCGGCTCGACACCGACGAGTTCCCCGACGTCGAGGTGCCGCTGGTCGCGGTCACCGTGGTCTACCCGGGGGCGTCGCCGGGCACGGTCGAGCGCGAGCTGGTCGATCCGCTCGAGGAGTCGTTCCAGTCGCTGGCCGGCGTCGACAACATCCAGTCGACCGCGGTCGACGGCTACGCCGTGATCATCGTGTTCTTCCGGTTCGGCAAGGACATCGGCGCGGCCGCCCAGGACATCCGCGACAAGATCTCGGAGAAGCGGGCCGATCTGCCGACCGAGATGGAGGAGCCGATCCTGTCGCGGTTCAAGGCCTCGGACTTCCCGATCGTGTCGCTGGTGCTGGCCTCGGACACCCTCGATCCGGTCGACCTGACCGAGCTCGCGGAGCAGCGGGTGTCGCGGGCGCTGTCGGCGATCCCGGGCGTGGCGTCGGTCAGCGTCGTCGGCGGCACCAAGCGCGAGATGACGATCGCGATCAGGCCGCGGGCGCTGGCCGCGGTCGGGCTCGGGATCCCGCAGGTGGTCGCCGCGGTCGCGACCCAGAGCCTGGCGGCGCCGGTCGGGCGCCTGACCGGGCCCTACGACGAGCGGACGATCCGCCTGCGCGGCCGGCTCGAGACCGCGCGTGACTTCGAGCAGCTGGTGCTGACCCGCTCGGGGACGTCGGTCGTGCGGCTCGGCGACGTCGCCGACGTCGCGCCCGGCGCCGAGGACGCGCGCTCGGCCGCGCTCTACGACGGCACCGGCGCGGTCGCGATCGACATCAAGAAGGCGTCGGGCTACAGCACGACCGACGTCAGCGCCAAGATCCGCGCGGTGCTCGCCGAGCTGCGGGACGAGCTCGGGACCAAGCACCCCGGCACGCGGCTCGAGGTCGTGCGCGACTCGGGCGTGCGGGTCGAGGCGTCGGTCGACGACGTCAAGAGCTCGCTCATCGAGGGCGCGCTGCTCACGATCCTGGTGGTGTTCGTGTTCCTCAAGTCGTGGCGCTCGACGGTGATCACCGGCCTGGCGCTGCCGGTGTCGGTGATCGCGTCGTTCATCGCGGTGCTGGCGTTCGGGTTCACGCTCAACGTGATGTCGCTCCTGGGCCTGTCGCTGGCGATCGGCATCCTGATCGACGACGCGATCGTCGTGCGCGAGAACATCGTGCGCCACATGGAGCGCGGCAAGGACCACGTCGCCGCGGCCAAGGACGGCACGTCCGAGATCGGCCTGGCGGTCGCGGCGACGACGTTCTCGATCGTCGTCGTGTTCGTGCCGATCGCGTTCATGGGCGGCGTCGCGCAGCAGTGGTTCGCGCCGTTCGCGCTGACGATCGCGTGCTCGGTGCTGGTGTCGCTGTTCGTGTCGTTCTCGCTCGATCCGATGCTGTCGGCGGTCTGGCCCGACCCCGAGGCCACCGGCCACCAGAAGACCTGGCTGACCCGCAAGCTCGAGTTCTTCGATCGCGGCTTCAACGCGCTGACCCGGTTCTACAAGCGCGTGATCCGGTGGGCGCTGCGCCACCGCCTGCTGATGGTGGTCGTGATGTTCTTCGTGCTGATCGGCACCGCCGCGATCCCGGGCACCGGGATGGTCGGGTGCGCGTTCATGCCGATCCAGGATCGCTCGGAGTTCACGATCCAGATCGAGACCCCGCCCGGGTCGAACCTCGACTACACCCGCGGCAAGGTCGCCGAGGCGGTGGCGCTGGTCCGGGCCCACCCCGAGGTGGCGTACACCTACGCGACCGTCGGCGGGCAGGGCGGCACCGTCGACTCGGCGTCGATCTACGTCCGGCTCGTGCCCAAGGGCAAGCGATCGGTCCACCAGGACGTGATCGCGCAGCGGGTCCGCAACCAGATCCGCGCGCTGTCGGGCGTCGTCGCGTACATCTCGACCGGCGGCTTCGGCCCGGCCAAGCAGATCCAGATCGAGCTGACCGGCGAGGACTTCGCGGTCCTGACCGACCTGGCCGAGCAGGTCGCGGCCCGGGTCGCCACCGTGCCGGGCGCGGTCGACGTCGGCCTGTCGAGCAAGGGCCAGCGGCCCGAGGTCGAGGTCGTGCTCGATCGCGAGCTGGCCGGCGCGCTCGGCGTGTCGGTGGCCGACGTGGCGCAGTCGCTGCGGCCAGCGTTCACCGGCCTCGACGTCGCCGACTGGATCGATCCGGCCGGGCGCACCCGCGACGTCATGGTCCGGGTCGGCGCCGACTGGCGCCAGCGGCCCGAGGACCTCGAGGCGCTGCCGCTGGTGCTCAACGGGCCCACCGGCGCGACCACGGTGCCGCTCGGGCAGATCGCCAAGGTCAACCGCAGCCTCGGCCCGACGTTGATCGAGCACAAGGACGGCGATCGGGTGATCACCGTCGGCGCCAACACCGAGGGCCGGCCGCTGTCGGCGGTGATCGCGGACATCGAGAGCAAGCTGGCCGATCTGTCGCTGCCGCCCGGCTACGAGCGGCGGCAGGGCGGCGAGGCCGAGGATCAGGCCGAGGTGTTCACGCGGATCTTCATCGCGCTCGGCGCGGCGGTGATGCTGATGTACTTCATCCTGGTGATCCAGTTCGGCTCGTTCCTCGAGCCGCTGCCGATCATGGCGTCGCTGCCGCTGTCCTTGATCGGGGTCATGCTGGCGATGCTGGTGACCGGGTCGACGCTCAACCTGATGAGCATGATCGGCGTGATCATGCTGATGGGCATCGTCGCGAAGAACGCGATCTTGCTGATCGACTTCGCCAAGCAGGCCGAGCGCGAGGGCCTGTCGCGCGAGGAGGCGCTGGTCGAGGCCGGCGGGGTGCGGCTGCGCCCGATCATCATGACCTCGGTCGCGATCGTCGCCGGCATGTTGCCGATCGCGATCGGCTCGGGCGAGGGCGGCGACTTCCGGGCGCCGCTGGGCCGCGCGGTGATCGGCGGCGTGATCACGTCGACGGTGCTGACGCTGCTGGTGATCCCGACCTACTACGACATCCTCACCAACGGCCGCGATCGCCTGATCCGGTTCCTGCGCCGCAAGCGCCACGCGCCGGGCGCGCCGCCGGCCCCGGTCACCCCGGCGCCGGTCGAGGCCGCGCCCGCGCCGGCCGAGCCGGCCGGGCCCTGA
- a CDS encoding PIG-L family deacetylase gives MNRIFDEEKGGRVVAFGAHPDDLEVGAGGLLARLAREGAMVTMVVVSVPNQAEVRRAEAEAAAALIGARLVVLEDRPCRVEDLPMHELVRRFDHMVGDCRPDLVITHSAHDLHWDHSLVNRATVSALRRSPCDLLAFLSSPEMNAQSRSIGQCFADISTTIDTKIAAIGAHTSQVPKLDLESSRDLARAMGRISGYAYAEAYEVLRVRI, from the coding sequence ATGAACCGGATCTTCGACGAAGAGAAGGGCGGCCGGGTCGTGGCGTTCGGCGCCCACCCCGACGACCTCGAGGTCGGCGCCGGCGGGCTCCTGGCCCGGCTGGCCCGCGAGGGCGCGATGGTCACGATGGTCGTGGTCTCGGTGCCGAACCAGGCCGAGGTGCGACGGGCCGAGGCCGAGGCCGCCGCGGCGCTGATCGGCGCGCGGCTGGTGGTGCTCGAGGATCGGCCGTGCCGCGTCGAGGATCTGCCGATGCACGAGCTCGTGCGTCGGTTCGATCACATGGTCGGCGACTGCCGGCCCGATCTGGTGATCACCCACTCGGCCCACGACCTCCACTGGGATCACAGCCTGGTCAACCGCGCGACCGTGTCGGCGCTGCGCCGGTCGCCGTGCGATCTGCTGGCGTTCCTGTCGTCGCCCGAGATGAACGCGCAGTCGCGCTCGATCGGCCAGTGCTTCGCCGACATCTCGACGACGATCGACACCAAGATCGCGGCGATCGGCGCGCACACGTCGCAGGTGCCCAAGCTCGATCTCGAGTCGAGCCGGGACCTGGCCCGCGCGATGGGCCGGATCAGCGGCTACGCCTACGCCGAGGCCTACGAGGTCCTGCGGGTCCGCATCTGA
- a CDS encoding serine/threonine protein kinase: MRSERAGRRPGAHPGPRPDPGAVAGADRARHPRVARGRRVRAPALHVAGDAGPRGQRPPGGAGPGRPGPGRRAVRPGPPQRRRRRRGRDARVRPERAHGARLELRRLASGPDDGPAERRDDLGGRYRLLDELGDGATAIVYRALHLALDREVALKLLRPTEARDPRAVARFLREARVASRFRHANVIEILDYGQLPDGRPFLAMELSPWPTLDRRLADGPLPIDDAVEITRQLAAGLGAAHAAGVVHRDLKPSNVFVSDALQVKIGDFGAAKLVGSPGLTQEGWTVGTPLYMAPEQIVDGPSDHRLDLYALGCILFEMLTGHPPYQAPTVRELLTRHLSAPLPALTDDAPPALAAVVRKALAKAPDDRHQSAAELAAGLAAALRTRGGGGWRRWLPRKPTNGE, encoded by the coding sequence GTGCGATCCGAGCGCGCTGGCCGACGCCCTGGTGCGCATCCCGGTCCACGCCCCGACCCTGGGGCTGTTGCTGGCGCCGACCGAGCACGGCATCCGCGCGTCGCTCGAGGTCGGCGCGTACGTGCGCCCGCTCTGCACGTTGCCGGCGACGCTGGGCCGCGCGGTCAGCGGCCGCCTGGCGGTGCTGGCCCGGGTCGACCTGGGCCGGGACGGCGAGCAGTACGGCCTGGTCCACCTCAGCGCCGACGACGTCGACGCGGACGTGATGCTCGCGTACGACCTGAGCGCGCGCACGGCGCCCGGCTCGAGCTCCGGCGCCTGGCCAGCGGTCCCGACGACGGCCCGGCGGAGCGGCGCGACGATCTGGGCGGGCGCTACCGCCTCCTCGACGAGCTCGGCGACGGCGCCACGGCGATCGTCTACCGCGCGCTGCACCTCGCGCTCGATCGCGAGGTCGCGCTCAAGCTGCTGCGGCCGACCGAGGCCCGCGATCCGCGCGCCGTGGCGCGGTTCCTGCGCGAGGCCCGGGTCGCGTCGCGGTTCCGCCACGCCAACGTCATCGAGATCCTCGACTACGGCCAGCTGCCCGACGGACGCCCGTTCCTGGCGATGGAGCTGTCGCCGTGGCCGACCCTCGACCGGCGGCTCGCCGACGGACCGCTGCCGATCGACGACGCGGTCGAGATCACGCGCCAGCTCGCCGCGGGCCTGGGCGCCGCCCACGCGGCCGGCGTCGTGCACCGCGATCTGAAGCCCTCGAACGTGTTCGTGAGCGACGCCCTGCAGGTCAAGATCGGCGACTTCGGCGCCGCCAAGCTGGTGGGCAGCCCCGGGCTGACCCAGGAGGGCTGGACGGTCGGCACGCCGCTGTACATGGCGCCGGAGCAGATCGTCGACGGTCCCAGCGACCACCGGCTCGATCTGTACGCGCTGGGCTGTATCCTGTTCGAGATGCTCACCGGCCACCCGCCGTACCAGGCCCCCACGGTCCGCGAGCTCCTGACCCGCCACCTCTCGGCGCCGCTGCCGGCGCTGACCGACGACGCGCCGCCGGCGCTGGCCGCGGTCGTGCGCAAGGCGCTGGCCAAGGCGCCCGACGATCGCCACCAGAGCGCCGCCGAGCTCGCCGCCGGCCTCGCCGCGGCGCTGCGCACGCGCGGCGGCGGTGGCTGGCGCCGGTGGCTCCCCCGCAAGCCGACCAACGGCGAGTGA